A window of the Yersinia rochesterensis genome harbors these coding sequences:
- the efeB gene encoding iron uptake transporter deferrochelatase/peroxidase subunit, which produces MSKKTGPQHGPYQQDKDNEAVLPSRRRLLLGMGMMSGALALGAAKIARAADCPTPEAASAQDDRWQKQPFYGQHQSGVLTSQQAAMMLVAFDVLATDKTALIRLFKLLTERIAFLTTGGHAPSVNAKLPPLDSGIMGPEIYPDNLTITVSVGDSLFDERFGLQGQKPLRLQRMSRFPNDSLDAGLCHGDILLQICANTNETVIHALRDIIKHSPDLLSVRWKREGFISAHAARSRGKETPINLLGFKDGTANPKTSDKPLMNQVVWVQGNAGEPAWAVGGSYQAARIIRFKVEFWDRTPLQEQQTIFGRDKHSGAPLGMIHEHDEPDYTKDPDGKVIPMDAHIRLANPRTAETQNNLMLRRGYSYSLGVSNSGQLDMGLLFVCYQSDLEKAFLTVQKRLDGEALEEYVKPIGGGYFFVLPGVADANHYLAQGLLEA; this is translated from the coding sequence ATGAGTAAGAAAACCGGCCCGCAACACGGGCCGTATCAGCAAGATAAAGATAATGAGGCCGTTTTACCCTCTCGTCGGCGTTTGCTCTTGGGAATGGGGATGATGAGTGGCGCATTGGCGCTCGGTGCGGCAAAAATAGCCCGTGCTGCGGATTGTCCTACTCCAGAGGCTGCTTCCGCGCAAGATGATCGCTGGCAAAAACAGCCTTTTTACGGTCAGCATCAATCTGGCGTATTAACCTCGCAGCAAGCGGCGATGATGTTGGTGGCATTTGATGTGTTGGCAACAGATAAAACCGCATTGATTCGGCTATTCAAGCTATTAACTGAGCGTATTGCTTTTTTGACCACTGGCGGACATGCGCCTTCAGTGAATGCGAAACTGCCGCCATTGGATTCGGGCATTATGGGGCCGGAAATTTATCCCGATAACCTGACGATCACTGTTTCTGTCGGCGATTCGCTGTTTGATGAGCGTTTTGGCTTGCAAGGGCAAAAACCACTGCGGCTTCAGAGAATGAGCCGCTTTCCTAATGATTCATTGGATGCGGGTTTGTGTCATGGTGATATATTGCTGCAAATTTGCGCTAATACTAATGAAACCGTGATCCATGCGTTGCGCGATATTATCAAGCATTCGCCGGATCTTCTCAGTGTTCGCTGGAAGCGCGAAGGGTTTATTTCTGCCCATGCCGCTCGCAGCAGAGGTAAAGAAACGCCCATCAATTTGTTAGGTTTTAAAGACGGAACCGCCAATCCGAAAACCAGTGATAAGCCGCTGATGAATCAAGTAGTCTGGGTTCAGGGAAATGCCGGAGAACCTGCCTGGGCGGTAGGGGGGAGCTATCAGGCGGCGCGAATTATCCGCTTCAAAGTCGAGTTCTGGGATCGGACGCCCTTGCAAGAACAGCAAACTATTTTTGGCCGTGATAAACACAGCGGTGCGCCTTTGGGCATGATACATGAGCATGATGAACCGGATTACACTAAAGACCCTGACGGCAAAGTGATCCCGATGGATGCGCATATTCGGCTGGCCAATCCGCGCACGGCGGAAACTCAGAATAACTTGATGCTGCGCCGTGGCTACAGCTATTCACTGGGCGTATCAAATTCGGGGCAATTGGACATGGGACTATTATTTGTCTGCTATCAGTCTGATTTAGAAAAAGCGTTTTTGACCGTGCAAAAACGGCTGGATGGAGAAGCGCTCGAAGAGTATGTAAAACCTATTGGCGGGGGCTACTTCTTCGTCTTACCGGGGGTGGCGGATGCTAATCACTATCTGGCGCAAGGATTACTGGAAGCTTAA
- the efeO gene encoding iron uptake system protein EfeO: MSNRFFRRTALHAALLALPVFAISAQAADIPQVKITVTDKQCEPMALSIPAGKTQFIVHNASPKGLEWEILKGVMVVEERENIAPGFTQKMTANLEPGEYDMTCGLLSNPKGKLTVTAGSDTATKPDAMALVGPIAEYKVYVIQEVAQLVTQTKAFTDAVKKGDLALARKLYAPTRQHYERIEPIAELFSDLDGSIDAREDDFEQKAADPKFTGFHRLEKILFGDNTTKGADKFADQLYQDTLELQKRITGLTFAPNKVVGGAAGLIEEVAASKISGEEDRYSRTDLWDFQANVDGAQKIVNLLRPLLEKADKPLLDKIDANFATVAGILAKYRTKDGYESYEKLTDADRNAMKGPITALAEDLAQLRGVLGLD, translated from the coding sequence ATGTCTAACCGGTTCTTCCGTCGCACAGCTCTACATGCCGCCTTACTGGCATTGCCTGTTTTCGCCATTAGCGCACAGGCTGCTGATATTCCTCAGGTTAAAATCACTGTCACTGATAAACAATGTGAGCCAATGGCGCTGTCTATCCCCGCCGGTAAAACACAGTTTATTGTTCACAATGCCAGCCCAAAAGGGTTGGAGTGGGAAATCCTGAAAGGGGTTATGGTGGTTGAAGAACGTGAGAATATCGCGCCAGGTTTTACCCAGAAAATGACTGCCAACCTGGAACCGGGTGAATACGATATGACCTGTGGTTTACTCAGTAACCCTAAAGGTAAATTGACCGTTACTGCTGGTTCTGACACTGCGACCAAGCCGGATGCCATGGCACTGGTGGGGCCGATTGCCGAGTATAAAGTGTATGTTATTCAAGAAGTGGCTCAGTTAGTCACTCAAACCAAAGCTTTCACTGATGCAGTGAAAAAAGGTGATTTGGCCTTAGCCCGTAAGCTCTACGCACCGACTCGTCAGCATTATGAGCGTATCGAACCGATTGCTGAATTGTTCTCTGATTTGGACGGCAGTATTGATGCCCGTGAAGACGATTTTGAACAGAAAGCGGCTGATCCAAAATTCACTGGTTTCCACCGTTTAGAAAAAATCCTATTTGGCGACAATACCACCAAAGGGGCTGATAAATTTGCTGACCAACTGTATCAAGACACGCTGGAACTGCAAAAACGTATTACCGGCCTAACATTTGCGCCGAACAAAGTCGTGGGTGGGGCTGCAGGTTTAATTGAAGAAGTGGCCGCCAGTAAAATCAGTGGTGAAGAAGATCGCTATAGCCGCACAGATTTGTGGGATTTCCAGGCAAACGTCGATGGCGCACAGAAAATTGTTAATCTGTTGCGGCCATTGCTGGAAAAAGCCGATAAACCATTATTGGATAAGATCGATGCCAACTTCGCCACAGTTGCTGGCATATTAGCGAAATACCGCACTAAAGATGGCTACGAATCCTACGAGAAGTTAACCGATGCAGATCGCAATGCGATGAAAGGGCCGATTACGGCACTGGCAGAAGACCTTGCTCAACTGCGTGGCGTATTGGGTCTGGATTGA
- the wrbA gene encoding NAD(P)H:quinone oxidoreductase, giving the protein MAKILVLYYSMYGHIETLAGAIAEGAQKVSGVEVTIKRVPETMSADIIAKAGGKTNQKAPVATPQELADYDGIIFGTPTRFGNMAGQMRTFLDQTGGLWASGALYGKVASVFASTGTGGGQEHTITSTWTTLAHHGFIIVPIGYGAKELFDVSHTRGGTPYGATTIAGGDGSRQPSAEELAIARFQGEHVAKITAKLTR; this is encoded by the coding sequence ATGGCGAAAATTCTAGTGCTTTACTATTCCATGTATGGGCATATCGAAACACTTGCCGGCGCAATTGCCGAGGGTGCCCAAAAAGTCAGCGGCGTTGAAGTGACCATTAAGCGCGTGCCGGAAACCATGTCAGCCGATATTATCGCCAAAGCGGGAGGGAAAACCAACCAAAAAGCCCCCGTGGCAACCCCGCAAGAGTTAGCTGATTACGATGGCATCATTTTCGGTACGCCAACTCGCTTTGGTAATATGGCGGGGCAAATGCGTACATTCCTTGATCAAACCGGTGGGCTGTGGGCTTCCGGCGCATTGTATGGCAAAGTCGCCAGTGTATTTGCCTCTACTGGAACCGGCGGCGGGCAAGAACACACTATCACTTCAACCTGGACCACCTTAGCCCATCACGGTTTTATCATTGTCCCTATCGGCTATGGTGCCAAAGAGCTATTCGATGTTTCGCATACCCGTGGTGGCACGCCTTATGGCGCAACCACTATTGCTGGCGGTGATGGTTCCCGCCAACCTAGCGCGGAGGAACTCGCCATTGCACGTTTCCAGGGCGAACATGTAGCGAAAATCACAGCCAAATTAACGCGTTAA
- a CDS encoding helix-turn-helix domain-containing protein — protein MNLYRIRELRQARAWSQEQLAELCSLNVRTIQRIENGEQASLETLSAIAAVMELKVSELYSLDANQPQDGPGEAVDQRVLDARKAVENEMSFLRQLLRAVILCAILFAINWFTSPSYMWAWWVVLGLSIPLGLRAINLFLLGNWVERWQQKRLQKKLRNLS, from the coding sequence ATGAATCTTTATCGTATTCGTGAATTACGCCAGGCGCGGGCTTGGTCACAAGAGCAATTAGCGGAACTCTGTAGCCTCAACGTACGCACTATTCAGCGAATCGAAAATGGCGAACAAGCCAGTCTCGAAACCTTGAGTGCCATTGCGGCGGTGATGGAATTGAAAGTCAGCGAACTCTATTCACTTGATGCCAATCAACCTCAAGATGGGCCTGGCGAAGCAGTTGATCAGCGAGTATTAGATGCACGTAAAGCTGTTGAAAATGAAATGTCATTTTTGCGCCAATTACTGCGGGCCGTTATCCTGTGCGCCATATTATTTGCCATTAACTGGTTTACTTCCCCCAGCTATATGTGGGCTTGGTGGGTGGTTTTGGGCTTAAGCATCCCATTGGGATTAAGAGCCATAAACCTTTTCTTATTAGGTAATTGGGTTGAACGCTGGCAGCAAAAGCGCCTACAAAAGAAATTGCGCAATTTGTCATAA
- a CDS encoding helix-turn-helix domain-containing protein, with product MNDTDWHHADIIAAIRKKGSSLSALSRGAGLHSSTLSNAINRHWPKGEAIIASFLGVDAAVIWPSRYKPNEKNKKSELI from the coding sequence ATGAATGATACTGATTGGCATCATGCTGATATTATTGCGGCTATCCGTAAAAAAGGTTCTTCGCTCTCAGCATTGTCGCGTGGCGCGGGGTTACATTCATCTACTTTGAGCAATGCTATTAATCGACATTGGCCAAAAGGAGAAGCTATTATTGCTAGTTTCTTGGGTGTTGATGCAGCAGTTATATGGCCATCACGTTATAAACCAAACGAGAAAAACAAAAAGAGTGAATTAATTTAA
- a CDS encoding MFS transporter: protein MKWRFRLGAVAGNTLEYYDIAVFTAISGYLSAEFAQQGYAQADSIVWGIFALRFLTRPLGGYLIGHYADRVGRKAALILSSFITGVATLCMALLPISILGYTAPLVVLLLQMTLSLSFGGELATLTTYLYNDAADNERARISSLISGSALIGVLASLLMVYVLERTLDPTSMQTFGWRIPLLFGIVNIAISFWFRIKLPIQPPIDCHRHVNWLNVIQMVLTLAPSVTVFYAQNMSMSLIRETLQIGNLKNVYAMLSTLLLLILMLLFGWLIDKHLTAAKGFRWGVFILIIFTAPLYFLLSSNNLELVLLAQFLITANAALIISCIQSVVANIAQGHTATMGVGCNLAPSLFGGVAPLIISILLPYGLVYVGGYIALTGFTVLLSYFIFSRAKALN, encoded by the coding sequence ATGAAATGGAGATTCAGATTAGGAGCCGTAGCAGGTAATACCTTGGAGTATTATGATATCGCGGTATTTACTGCTATATCGGGGTATCTCAGTGCGGAATTCGCACAACAAGGATATGCGCAGGCAGACAGTATTGTATGGGGAATATTTGCTCTCAGGTTTCTCACTCGCCCCCTTGGTGGTTATCTTATTGGTCATTATGCTGATAGAGTCGGCCGTAAGGCCGCCTTGATCCTTTCCAGTTTTATTACTGGGGTGGCAACCCTGTGTATGGCATTATTGCCTATCAGTATATTAGGATATACTGCACCATTGGTGGTATTGCTACTACAGATGACATTGTCGCTCAGCTTTGGTGGTGAATTAGCAACACTAACGACATATCTTTATAATGATGCAGCCGACAATGAACGCGCCAGAATTAGTAGTCTTATCAGTGGTAGTGCACTTATTGGCGTACTCGCCTCACTATTAATGGTATATGTGCTAGAAAGAACTCTTGACCCAACCTCCATGCAAACATTCGGCTGGCGGATTCCTCTGCTGTTCGGCATCGTCAATATTGCAATCAGTTTTTGGTTTCGTATTAAATTACCTATCCAGCCTCCAATTGATTGCCATCGCCATGTTAACTGGTTGAATGTAATACAGATGGTTCTGACTCTCGCCCCTTCAGTAACTGTGTTCTATGCTCAGAATATGTCAATGTCGCTTATTCGAGAAACGCTCCAAATAGGTAATTTAAAAAATGTATATGCCATGTTATCCACATTATTGCTCTTAATTCTCATGTTATTATTTGGCTGGTTAATTGACAAGCACTTAACCGCTGCCAAAGGTTTTAGATGGGGCGTTTTTATCTTGATTATTTTCACTGCCCCATTGTATTTCCTACTATCAAGTAACAACCTTGAATTGGTTTTATTGGCTCAATTTTTGATCACTGCCAATGCAGCCTTAATAATAAGTTGTATACAATCCGTTGTTGCTAATATTGCACAAGGTCATACTGCCACCATGGGCGTAGGATGTAATCTCGCACCGAGTTTATTTGGTGGTGTAGCACCATTAATTATTAGTATTTTATTACCTTATGGGTTGGTGTATGTGGGGGGATATATAGCGTTAACAGGATTTACTGTATTACTTTCCTACTTTATTTTTAGTAGAGCCAAAGCACTAAATTAG
- a CDS encoding helix-turn-helix transcriptional regulator has product MDVKNNQFENNSNNMRSTFAHCFDWDNTIVGHGVIDVVNKEITCMCSDYNWHLLFWNDELDLQIGKRLTPGIEPWHNYPDSYLNTLSKFKNKNLKTQINICTRHGSIFELTSLCSTGELSSKDMMNFLKLKPTLSDYANQIWKTKNNQQEISLPLRDNTIIDIIEPNDNNTDALDCHPYMRFGNIRFTQKEIITIRYLLSHRRVKEIAALQGCSATTIQTRINRIKEKLDCQNQSSAVLFKALKEHGVTLACLDILIKTT; this is encoded by the coding sequence ATGGATGTTAAAAATAATCAATTTGAAAATAATAGCAATAATATGCGTTCTACTTTCGCACATTGTTTTGATTGGGATAATACTATCGTAGGTCATGGTGTCATAGATGTAGTTAATAAAGAAATTACCTGTATGTGTAGCGATTATAATTGGCATTTATTATTCTGGAATGATGAACTTGACTTGCAAATAGGTAAGCGATTAACGCCTGGAATAGAACCCTGGCATAACTACCCAGATAGCTACTTAAATACTCTATCTAAATTTAAAAATAAGAATCTGAAAACTCAAATAAATATCTGTACTCGCCACGGTTCAATTTTTGAACTGACATCTCTGTGTTCCACTGGTGAATTATCGTCAAAAGACATGATGAACTTTCTAAAATTAAAACCCACATTGAGTGACTATGCTAACCAAATATGGAAAACAAAAAATAATCAACAGGAAATTAGTTTACCACTGAGGGATAACACTATCATTGATATAATAGAGCCTAATGACAATAACACTGACGCTCTTGATTGTCATCCCTATATGCGTTTTGGCAATATTCGTTTTACGCAAAAAGAAATCATAACCATTCGATATTTACTTTCACATCGGAGAGTAAAAGAAATTGCTGCGCTTCAGGGGTGTTCAGCAACAACCATACAAACCCGAATTAACCGTATAAAAGAGAAGCTTGATTGTCAAAATCAATCATCCGCTGTGTTATTTAAAGCACTTAAAGAGCACGGTGTCACACTGGCTTGTTTAGATATTCTTATTAAAACAACATAA
- the cycA gene encoding D-serine/D-alanine/glycine transporter translates to MVDQSKIVAKPLPEPEEHLQRSLSNRHIQLIAIGGAIGTGLFMGSGKTISLAGPSIIFVYMIIGFMLFFVMRAMGELLLSNLKYKSFSDFAADLLGPWAGFFTGWTYWFCWVITGIADVVAITAYAQFWFPGFSQWVASLLVVLLLLSLNLATVKMFGEMEFWFAMIKIVAIVALIFAGLTMVLMSYQSPSGTTASFAHLWNDGGMFPKGISGFFAGFQIAVFAFVGIELVGTTAAETKDPEVVLPRAINSIPIRIIMFYVFSLIMIMSVTPWSSVVADKSPFVELFVLVGLPAAASVINFVVLTSAASSANSGVFSTSRMLFGLAKEGDAPKQFGKLSRRSVPASGLTFSCICLLGGVVLIYLIPNVMTVFTLVTTVSAILFMFVWTIILCSYLVYRKRRPALHKKSIYKMPAGIFMSWVCMAFFAFVLVLLTLESDTRQALIVTPLWFVILTIGYIILKKRKTRLYDSNL, encoded by the coding sequence ATGGTAGACCAATCCAAGATAGTGGCAAAACCGTTGCCGGAACCTGAAGAGCACCTTCAACGAAGTCTCTCCAACCGTCATATTCAGCTGATAGCTATCGGCGGCGCCATAGGTACTGGTTTGTTTATGGGATCGGGTAAAACCATCAGCCTTGCCGGGCCGTCAATTATTTTTGTTTATATGATTATCGGTTTTATGTTGTTTTTCGTGATGCGAGCAATGGGTGAATTGCTGCTGTCGAATCTGAAATATAAATCATTCAGTGATTTTGCCGCTGATTTGCTTGGCCCATGGGCGGGGTTTTTCACTGGCTGGACTTATTGGTTTTGTTGGGTGATAACCGGCATCGCGGATGTTGTTGCCATCACGGCTTATGCGCAATTCTGGTTCCCTGGTTTCTCACAATGGGTCGCTTCATTATTAGTGGTTTTACTGCTGCTGTCGCTGAATCTGGCAACAGTAAAAATGTTCGGTGAAATGGAATTCTGGTTCGCTATGATCAAAATTGTGGCCATTGTGGCTCTGATCTTTGCTGGCCTGACCATGGTATTAATGAGTTATCAGTCACCTTCTGGCACTACTGCATCATTTGCCCATTTATGGAATGATGGAGGAATGTTCCCGAAAGGAATCAGTGGCTTCTTTGCTGGTTTCCAGATTGCTGTCTTTGCTTTTGTGGGCATTGAATTGGTTGGGACCACCGCCGCTGAAACCAAAGATCCAGAGGTGGTATTGCCGCGTGCGATTAACTCCATTCCTATCCGCATCATAATGTTCTATGTCTTCTCATTGATTATGATTATGTCGGTGACCCCATGGAGTTCAGTGGTTGCCGATAAAAGCCCGTTTGTTGAGTTATTCGTTTTAGTCGGCTTACCCGCTGCTGCCAGTGTTATCAACTTTGTGGTGTTAACTTCTGCGGCCTCGTCAGCCAACAGTGGCGTATTCTCCACCAGCCGTATGCTGTTCGGTTTAGCGAAAGAAGGCGATGCGCCAAAACAATTTGGTAAGTTATCGCGCCGTTCTGTTCCCGCCTCTGGCCTGACATTCTCTTGTATTTGCTTGCTAGGTGGCGTGGTGTTGATTTACCTTATTCCGAACGTCATGACCGTATTTACTCTGGTCACCACGGTATCGGCGATTTTATTTATGTTCGTCTGGACCATCATCCTTTGCTCTTATCTGGTGTATCGCAAAAGACGCCCGGCGCTGCATAAAAAGTCCATCTACAAAATGCCAGCCGGTATTTTCATGTCTTGGGTGTGCATGGCATTCTTCGCCTTTGTATTGGTATTGTTGACACTGGAAAGTGATACCCGCCAGGCACTGATTGTGACGCCATTGTGGTTTGTCATTCTCACCATCGGCTATATCATCTTGAAAAAGCGCAAAACTCGCCTATACGACAGTAATTTGTAG
- the efeU gene encoding iron uptake transporter permease EfeU has product MFVPFLIMFREGLEAALIVSLIASYLKRTQRGQWMGAVWVGVITAAALCLAIGIFINETTGEFPQKQQELFEGIIAVVAVCILTYMVFWMRKVSKSVKVHLEGAIDNALKFDSKKGRGQGWALVAMVFFAVAREGLESVFFLLAAFQQDVGIGAPIGAILGLSCAILVGIAIYWGGVKLHLAKFFKWTSLFILFVAAGLAAGAIRAFHEAGLWNYFQDIAFDLTNVLSTHSLLGTFLEGMFGYQEAPTVSEVAVYFIYLIPALIFFFLPPRATATLTVPAARKTNQ; this is encoded by the coding sequence ATGTTTGTCCCATTTCTTATTATGTTTCGTGAAGGGCTGGAGGCGGCGCTGATTGTCAGCTTGATCGCCAGTTATCTTAAACGTACTCAACGCGGTCAATGGATGGGGGCAGTATGGGTGGGGGTTATCACCGCCGCAGCACTTTGCCTGGCTATCGGTATATTTATTAATGAAACCACCGGTGAGTTCCCACAAAAACAACAAGAGCTGTTCGAAGGGATTATCGCCGTGGTGGCGGTTTGCATATTAACCTATATGGTTTTCTGGATGCGCAAAGTCTCTAAGTCAGTCAAAGTTCACTTAGAAGGGGCTATTGATAACGCCCTGAAATTTGATAGTAAAAAAGGCCGAGGCCAAGGATGGGCATTAGTCGCAATGGTCTTTTTTGCCGTGGCGCGCGAAGGTCTGGAGTCAGTTTTCTTTTTATTAGCTGCTTTTCAGCAGGATGTCGGAATTGGCGCACCCATCGGCGCAATATTGGGCCTGAGCTGCGCTATTTTGGTCGGTATAGCTATCTACTGGGGCGGCGTTAAATTACATCTGGCTAAATTCTTCAAATGGACCAGCCTGTTTATTCTGTTTGTGGCCGCTGGTCTTGCTGCTGGGGCGATAAGAGCCTTTCATGAAGCCGGCCTGTGGAACTATTTCCAAGATATCGCTTTTGACCTGACCAATGTGCTTTCAACACACTCTTTATTGGGCACCTTCCTCGAGGGCATGTTTGGCTATCAGGAAGCTCCTACCGTCAGTGAAGTCGCGGTCTACTTTATTTATTTGATTCCGGCATTGATTTTCTTTTTCCTTCCACCACGCGCCACGGCGACTTTAACCGTACCGGCTGCGCGGAAAACTAACCAATAA
- a CDS encoding N-acetylneuraminate epimerase gives MTQIYHQYKKKLSTKVILLGVFIPLVTLSLSYANAESYPDIPVPFKYGTGTRINNNLYIGLGSAGQSWYRLDTDKTSDGWQKIADFPGQPREQAVTVALDGKLYVFGGVGKNAASDTQVSALNDVYRYDPQTNQWQPLATRAPRGLVGTAATTLNGSQALLLGGVNKAIFDGYFADLASAGSNETQKNAVINAYFEQKPADYFYNRDVLVYDPAKNQWKSGGQMPFLGTAGSAIATINSNLILINGEIKPGLRTTAVWQGKKQGTELQWQQRPDLIAEKGAVQEGLAGAFAGISHDVVLVGGGANFPGSWKQFNAGQLYAHKGLKKQWQQPIYALVDNQWQVVGKLPQPLGYGVSIQDKDKVILVGGETTDGVATSAVTQLSWQDGKLHLE, from the coding sequence ATGACTCAGATATATCATCAATATAAGAAAAAATTGAGTACAAAAGTCATTCTGCTGGGGGTGTTTATTCCCCTTGTCACGCTTTCTTTATCTTACGCTAATGCTGAGAGTTATCCCGATATACCTGTCCCTTTTAAATATGGAACGGGTACTCGGATTAATAACAATCTATATATCGGTCTCGGCAGTGCCGGTCAATCCTGGTATCGCCTTGATACAGATAAAACCAGTGACGGTTGGCAGAAAATAGCCGATTTCCCAGGTCAACCCCGTGAACAGGCCGTCACTGTAGCATTAGACGGCAAATTATATGTTTTTGGTGGGGTAGGTAAAAATGCCGCCAGCGACACACAGGTAAGCGCACTGAATGATGTTTATCGATATGACCCGCAAACTAATCAATGGCAGCCGTTGGCAACACGAGCACCGCGTGGCTTGGTCGGAACTGCCGCCACTACCCTGAATGGCTCTCAGGCGCTGCTGCTAGGGGGCGTCAATAAGGCTATTTTCGATGGCTACTTCGCGGATCTAGCCTCTGCGGGCAGCAATGAAACTCAGAAAAATGCGGTTATTAATGCGTATTTTGAACAGAAACCAGCGGACTATTTCTATAACCGCGATGTATTAGTGTATGACCCGGCCAAAAATCAGTGGAAAAGTGGCGGGCAGATGCCATTTTTAGGGACCGCAGGATCAGCTATCGCGACTATAAATAGCAATCTTATATTAATAAACGGTGAAATTAAGCCCGGCTTACGGACGACGGCAGTGTGGCAGGGTAAAAAGCAGGGGACAGAACTCCAATGGCAACAGCGGCCGGATTTGATTGCTGAAAAAGGTGCGGTACAAGAAGGGCTGGCGGGGGCTTTTGCTGGCATTAGCCATGATGTGGTGCTAGTGGGCGGTGGGGCCAACTTCCCCGGTTCATGGAAACAATTCAATGCAGGTCAGTTATATGCCCATAAAGGGCTGAAAAAACAGTGGCAACAACCCATTTATGCGCTGGTGGATAATCAATGGCAGGTTGTTGGGAAATTACCTCAACCACTGGGTTACGGCGTATCTATTCAAGATAAAGATAAAGTGATTTTGGTGGGAGGAGAAACAACTGATGGTGTTGCCACCTCAGCAGTGACCCAGCTTTCTTGGCAAGATGGCAAACTACACCTTGAGTAA